In one Desulfobacterales bacterium genomic region, the following are encoded:
- a CDS encoding iron transporter: MGLYPAIKLSFKTGIQKGWSGYVWMLKIIVPISFLTFLIDTSGFIHRIDFVLTPAMGLLGLPPTAVIPLLLGLLTGVYGTLGAMAAMSFSVPHMTLIAVFILIAHNLIQEGIVQSKSGLNPFVTTGARLLTAVIMVIVMAGLLGIEGEALTTGPAGSAATQPFGFLLKKWTLEMIRLCFKIFIIIMALMVILRILKDFHLTERIVAVLRPMLTLLGLSQRVGMIWLTACLFGLSYGAAIIVEDAREGNFTPDELARLHLSIGINHSMVDDPVLFMAFGINPFWLWIPRLIAAIIAVRVYMFLKKFQGSRILGGK; encoded by the coding sequence ATGGGGTTATACCCTGCAATTAAGTTAAGCTTTAAAACCGGCATCCAGAAGGGCTGGAGCGGTTATGTCTGGATGCTCAAAATCATTGTGCCCATATCTTTTTTGACGTTCCTGATCGACACCAGCGGCTTTATCCATCGGATTGATTTTGTCCTAACCCCGGCCATGGGACTCCTGGGGCTGCCGCCGACAGCCGTAATCCCCTTGCTGCTGGGATTGCTGACAGGTGTCTATGGAACCCTCGGCGCCATGGCTGCCATGTCGTTCAGCGTTCCCCACATGACCCTGATCGCCGTGTTTATCCTGATTGCCCACAATCTTATACAGGAAGGGATTGTCCAGAGCAAGTCCGGCCTGAATCCATTTGTCACAACAGGGGCACGCCTGCTGACGGCGGTCATTATGGTCATCGTGATGGCAGGGCTGTTGGGTATCGAAGGGGAGGCGCTTACAACCGGCCCCGCCGGTTCTGCTGCCACGCAGCCCTTCGGGTTTTTACTGAAAAAGTGGACCCTGGAGATGATACGGCTTTGTTTTAAAATATTCATTATTATCATGGCACTGATGGTGATCCTAAGGATCTTAAAGGATTTTCATTTGACCGAGCGGATCGTTGCGGTCTTGCGGCCGATGTTAACGCTGCTGGGGCTCAGTCAGCGGGTGGGCATGATTTGGCTGACGGCCTGCCTGTTCGGTCTGTCTTATGGCGCGGCCATTATTGTTGAAGACGCCCGGGAGGGTAATTTTACCCCTGATGAGCTGGCCAGATTGCACCTGTCCATCGGCATCAATCATTCCATGGTGGACGACCCCGTTCTATTTATGGCTTTCGGCATCAATCCCTTTTGGCTGTGGATTCCCCGGTTGATAGCGGCCATCATTGCGGTACGGGTATATATGTTTTTGAAAAAATTCCAGGGGTCAAGGATTCTAGGGGGCAAGTAA
- a CDS encoding alpha-hydroxy-acid oxidizing protein has translation MGASAVGVGRPIIWGLAVNGEKGAGEVLKILRKEFELAMRLSGCSSLADITPDILFLGQNKEH, from the coding sequence TTGGGGGCCAGTGCCGTCGGCGTCGGCCGCCCGATCATCTGGGGCCTTGCCGTTAATGGAGAAAAAGGCGCCGGAGAAGTTCTGAAAATACTGCGCAAGGAATTTGAACTGGCCATGCGGTTAAGCGGCTGCAGCTCCCTTGCCGACATCACGCCTGACATATTGTTTCTGGGGCAAAATAAAGAGCATTGA
- a CDS encoding alpha-hydroxy acid oxidase, protein MEKLLINLFDYETAAAEKLSPTAYDYYASGGGDEITLRENHSAYERIKLNPRVLKDISKTDLGKTLFGQTTTMPIMVAPTAFHRMADPEGEMATARAAAAAGVIMILSTLSTCSIESVAAVTQGPLWFQLYFYKDRAATLSLIQRAESAGCQALALTVDAQVWGRRERDVRNRFRLPKGLSMENMAALGKDSFPDSDGSGLASYVTWQFDPTLNWKDVDWLCSKTRLPVLLKGVLHPEDARMAGEHGAAGVIVSNHGGRQLDTVPATIGGQCRRRRPPDHLGPCR, encoded by the coding sequence ATGGAAAAATTATTGATCAACCTGTTTGACTATGAAACCGCCGCCGCCGAGAAGTTATCCCCCACCGCTTATGACTATTATGCCAGCGGCGGCGGAGATGAAATCACCCTGCGCGAAAATCACTCTGCCTATGAACGGATAAAACTGAACCCGCGGGTGCTGAAAGACATCAGCAAGACCGACCTCGGCAAAACCCTGTTCGGACAAACGACTACTATGCCGATCATGGTAGCTCCCACTGCGTTTCATCGGATGGCTGACCCTGAAGGGGAAATGGCCACGGCCAGAGCCGCAGCAGCTGCCGGCGTCATCATGATCCTCAGCACACTGTCGACCTGCTCGATAGAGTCGGTTGCCGCGGTAACGCAAGGGCCGCTCTGGTTTCAGCTCTATTTTTATAAAGACCGCGCTGCGACCCTGTCGCTGATTCAGCGGGCCGAATCGGCCGGGTGTCAGGCCCTGGCGCTGACGGTCGATGCCCAGGTTTGGGGGCGCCGCGAGCGGGATGTTCGCAATCGTTTCCGTCTGCCGAAAGGGCTTTCAATGGAAAACATGGCCGCCCTGGGAAAAGACAGCTTTCCCGATAGTGACGGCTCAGGGCTGGCCAGTTACGTAACCTGGCAGTTTGACCCTACCCTCAACTGGAAGGACGTGGACTGGCTTTGCTCAAAAACCAGGTTGCCGGTGCTGCTAAAAGGGGTGCTGCATCCCGAAGACGCCAGAATGGCCGGCGAACACGGGGCAGCCGGAGTGATCGTCTCCAACCATGGGGGGCGCCAGCTGGATACGGTACCGGCCACCATTGGGGGCCAGTGCCGTCGGCGTCGGCCGCCCGATCATCTGGGGCCTTGCCGTTAA
- a CDS encoding mandelate racemase/muconate lactonizing enzyme family protein, which yields MKITNVKNYTVHPGWRKNLIYVKIETDEGIHGWGEAYTQYDRDRAVTAHIEELSRYLIGRDPFEIRHLRRIAFDDYAQRRGSLEFYSSFSSIEMALWDIVGKACGQPVYNLLGGPVRDKVRVYPNGWSYKMHKVEDYVSAARKVVEEGFDTMKFDPLPRPWRTFVPKEHIRHAVNVVKEVRKAVGPDVDLLLDIHRRLAPMHAIELAKRLEEFEPYWFEEPCQAENIEAIAEVRRNTRIPIVTGENIFTKAGFRPVFDYRAADIINPDVTNCGGILELLEIAAMAEPYFVAVSPHNYNSTLLGLSATVHASACMPNFIITEYFLPFVELGDIICKNQLKPVDGYIHLPQEPGLGLEMDEEALAKYAYKQFPLRKLPLPEDDGRIGGF from the coding sequence ATGAAAATTACCAATGTTAAAAATTACACGGTTCATCCAGGTTGGCGTAAGAATCTGATCTATGTCAAAATTGAAACGGACGAGGGCATCCATGGCTGGGGCGAAGCCTACACCCAGTACGACCGGGACCGCGCCGTCACCGCCCACATTGAAGAACTCAGTCGTTATCTAATAGGCCGTGATCCTTTCGAGATAAGACATTTAAGAAGGATCGCTTTTGACGATTATGCCCAGCGCCGGGGGTCCCTTGAATTCTACAGCTCTTTTTCGAGCATCGAGATGGCCCTGTGGGACATCGTGGGGAAAGCCTGCGGACAGCCCGTTTACAACCTTCTGGGGGGCCCTGTTCGGGACAAGGTCCGCGTATATCCCAACGGCTGGAGTTATAAAATGCATAAAGTGGAGGACTATGTCAGTGCCGCCCGCAAGGTGGTCGAAGAGGGTTTTGACACCATGAAATTCGACCCACTACCGCGCCCCTGGAGGACCTTTGTTCCTAAAGAACACATCCGGCATGCCGTCAACGTCGTCAAGGAGGTACGCAAGGCCGTCGGACCGGATGTCGACCTGCTGCTGGACATCCACCGACGTCTGGCGCCGATGCATGCCATTGAATTGGCCAAGCGGCTGGAGGAATTTGAGCCGTACTGGTTTGAAGAGCCCTGCCAGGCTGAAAACATCGAGGCGATTGCAGAGGTGCGCCGCAATACGCGCATACCCATCGTCACCGGCGAAAATATCTTCACCAAGGCGGGTTTCAGGCCGGTTTTCGATTACCGTGCTGCAGATATTATCAATCCGGATGTGACTAACTGCGGCGGCATTCTGGAGCTGCTGGAAATAGCCGCCATGGCCGAGCCCTATTTTGTTGCCGTTTCTCCCCACAATTACAATTCAACCCTGCTGGGATTATCGGCCACCGTGCATGCCTCGGCCTGCATGCCGAACTTTATTATTACCGAGTACTTCCTCCCCTTTGTCGAACTGGGTGACATTATCTGTAAAAATCAGCTCAAGCCGGTTGACGGATACATCCACCTGCCCCAGGAACCCGGCCTGGGTCTGGAAATGGATGAAGAGGCCCTTGCAAAATACGCCTACAAACAATTTCCATTAAGAAAACTGCCGCTTCCCGAGGATGACGGCCGCATCGGCGGATTTTAA
- a CDS encoding NAD(P)-binding domain-containing protein, whose amino-acid sequence MNLSFIGFGVAGYGLAKGLKGAGIKEIYFIDTQRDTPPFSETIRKRATEIDAIYLDRIQKLAEKTDIMISCVTGSVALSIVEQTAPYLDKNNLYIDVNATSPMVKEQIAAVIEKSGAAFVDAAMMGPVPTFLHRVPILASGSGAARFKAVMEPYGMQIHSLGDKPGKASGIKMFRSIFMKGLVALLIEMLMAARKYEAEAIVLRSIAETIDKTNFMETVQTIFPKGITSAERMTHEMEEVIETLQFLNLPSDMTRAVREKLDWCSRLGLREEFGGNVPESLDTALRALEDKAVRMPQDASD is encoded by the coding sequence ATGAATCTCTCATTTATAGGCTTTGGGGTTGCCGGATACGGTCTGGCCAAAGGGTTGAAAGGCGCCGGCATTAAAGAAATTTACTTTATCGACACCCAGCGGGACACCCCTCCCTTCAGCGAAACCATTAGAAAACGCGCGACAGAGATAGATGCGATTTACCTTGACCGCATTCAAAAGCTGGCCGAAAAAACCGACATCATGATCTCCTGTGTTACCGGATCGGTCGCTTTATCCATCGTCGAGCAGACCGCCCCCTATCTGGACAAAAACAACCTTTACATCGATGTGAATGCAACTTCGCCGATGGTTAAGGAACAAATTGCAGCCGTGATCGAAAAGTCCGGTGCTGCCTTTGTTGATGCCGCCATGATGGGTCCGGTTCCGACTTTTCTGCACCGCGTGCCCATTCTTGCCTCCGGCAGCGGTGCCGCCCGCTTTAAGGCGGTTATGGAACCTTACGGCATGCAGATCCATTCTCTGGGGGATAAACCCGGAAAAGCGTCAGGGATCAAGATGTTCCGCAGCATCTTCATGAAAGGGCTTGTTGCCCTTTTAATTGAAATGCTGATGGCCGCCCGCAAATACGAGGCAGAGGCTATTGTCCTCCGGTCAATAGCGGAAACGATAGACAAAACCAATTTTATGGAGACCGTACAAACCATTTTTCCAAAAGGAATCACCAGCGCCGAACGCATGACCCATGAAATGGAAGAAGTCATCGAAACACTTCAATTTCTGAATCTTCCATCAGATATGACCCGGGCCGTCCGTGAAAAGCTGGATTGGTGCAGCCGCCTTGGCCTTCGTGAAGAATTCGGCGGCAATGTCCCGGAATCGCTTGATACGGCCCTGCGTGCCCTGGAAGACAAGGCCGTCCGAATGCCACAAGACGCATCTGATTGA